The following are from one region of the Brienomyrus brachyistius isolate T26 chromosome 13, BBRACH_0.4, whole genome shotgun sequence genome:
- the LOC125706131 gene encoding AP-2 complex subunit alpha-2 isoform X4, with product MPAVSKGDGMRGLAVFISDIRNCKSKEAEIKRINKELANIRSKFKGDKALDGYSKKKYVCKLLFIFLLGHDIDFGHMEAVNLLSSNKYTEKQIGYLFISVLVNSNSDLIRLINNAIKNDLSSRNPTFMNLALHCIANVGSREMAEAFAADIPRILVAGDTMDSVKQSAALCLLRLNRTSPDLVPMGEWTSRVVHLLNDQHLGVVTAATSLITTLAQKNPEEFKTSVSLAVARLSRIVTSASTDLQDYTYYFVPAPWLSVKLLRLLQCYPPPEDAAIRGRLSECLETILNKAQEPPKSKKVQHSNAKNAVLFEAISLIIHHDSEPTLLVRACNQLGQFLQHRETNLRYLALESMCTLASSEFSHEAVKTHIETVINALKTERDVSVRQRAVDLLYAMCDRSNVQQIVAEMLNYLETADYSIREEIVLKVAILAEKYAVDYTWYVDTILNLIRIAGDYVSEEVWYRVIQIVINRDDVQGYAAKTVFEALQAPACHENLVKVGGYILGEFGNLIAGDPRSSPLVQFNLLHSKFHLCSVPSRALLLSTYIKFINLFPEVKGTIQEVLRSDSQLRNADVELQQRAVEYLRLSCIASTDILATVLEEMPPFPERESSILAKLKRKKGPGMVPDIEEGRKDKNVNGGMEPISTNATTKSTPSPSTDLLGLGGSPALSSAPPSSSAGGLLVDVFTENHAPAAPGVPMGPVADDNFSRFVCKNNGVLFENQLVQIGLKSEFRQNLGRMYIFYGNKTSTQFLNFSSSVICQDSLKTQLNIHIKPADPTVDGGAQLQQILNIECVSDFVEAPVLSTQFRYGGTLQNIAVKLPVTLNKFFQPTEMTSQDFFQRWKQLSAPQQEVQKIFKAKHSMDTEVTKAKIIGFGVALLDRVDPNPSNFVGAGVIHTKTTQVGCLLRLEPNTQAQMYRLTLRTSRDTVSQRLCELLSDQF from the exons GAGACAAGGCGCTGGATGGCTACAGCAAGAAGAAATATGTGTGCAAGCTGCTCTTCATCTTCCTCTTGGGCCATGACATCGACTTTGGCCACATGGAGGCCGTCAATCTGCTCAGCTCCAATAAGTACACGGAGAAGCAGATT GGCTACCTGTTCATCTCGGTGTTGGTGAACTCCAACAGCGACCTCATCCGGCTCATCAACAACGCCATCAAGAACGACCTGTCGAGCCGTAATCCCACTTTCATGAACCTGGCGCTGCACTGCATTGCCAACGTGGGCAGCCGGGAGATGGCAGAGGCCTTTGCCGCCGACATCCCGCGCATCCTGGTGGCAGG AGACACCATGGACAGCGTGAAGCAGAGTGCAGCCCTCTGCCTGTTGCGCCTCAACCGAACCTCACCGGACCTGGTGCCTATGGGCGAGTGGACCTCCCGTGTGGTGCACTTGCTGAACGACCAGCACCTG GGAGTGGTGACTGCAGCCACTAGCCTCATCACCACGCTCGCCCAGAAGAACCCCGAGGAGTTCAAGACCTCTGTGTCTCTGGCAGTTGCAAGGCtcagcagg ATCGTGACGTCAGCTTCCACAGACCTGCAAGATTACACCTACTATTTTGTCCCGGCGCCATGGCTGTCCGTGAAGCTTCTGCGCCTTCTGCAGTGCTACCCACCCCCAG AGGACGCGGCTATCCGGGGGAGGCTGAGTGAGTGCCTGGAAACCATACTGAACAAGGCCCAGGAGCCGCCCAAGTCCAAGAAGGTGCAACACTCCAATGCCAAGAACGCCGTGCTGTTTGAGGCCATCAGCCTGATCATCCACCACGACAG TGAGCCCACTCTGCTAGTGCGAGCGTGTAACCAGCTGGGCCAGTTCCTGCAGCACCGGGAGACCAACCTGCGCTACCTGGCCCTGGAGAGCATGTGCACACTGGCCAGCTCCGAGTTCTCCCACGAGGCCGTGAAGACGCACATCGAGACTGTCATCAACGCCCTGAAG ACGGAGAGGGACGTCAGTGTCAGACAGAGAGCAGTGGACCTCCTCTACGCCATGTGCGACCGCAGCAACGTGCAGCAGATCGTGGCAGAGATGCTAAACTACCTGGAGACTGCGGATTACTCCATCCGGGAGGAGATA GTCCTGAAGGTGGCCATCTTGGCCGAGAAGTATGCAGTGGACTACACGTGGTATGTAGACACCATCCTGAACCTGATCCGCATCGCTGGGGACTATGTCAGCGAGGAGGTGTGGTACCGCGTCATCCAAATCGTCATCAACCGCGACGACGTGCAGGGCTATGCGGCCAAGACCGTCTTCGAG GCCCTGCAGGCCCCAGCCTGCCATGAGAACCTGGTGAAGGTCGGGGGCTATATCCTGGGAGAGTTCGGGAACCTGATCGCCGGGGACCCGCGCTCAAG TCCGCTGGTTCAGTTCAACCTGCTGCACTCCAAGTTCCACCTGTGCTCAGTGCCCAGTCGTGCCCTTCTGCTCTCCACCTACATCAAGTTCATCAACCTGTTCCCCGAGGTGAAGGGCACCATCCAGGAGGTGCTGCGCTCCGACAGCCAGCTGCGCAACGCTGATGTGGAGCTGCAGCAGCGCGCCGTGGAGTACCTGCGGCTCAGCTGCATTGCCAGCACCGACATCCTG GCCACAGTGCTGGAGGAGATGCCCCCTTTCCCTGAGCGGGAGTCATCCATCCTGGCCAAGCTGAAGAGGAAAAAGGGGCCCGGAATGGTGCCCGACATCGAGGAAGGTCGCAAGGATAAGAACGTGAATGGAGGCATGGAGCCCATCAGCACCAATGCCACCACCAAG TCGACGCCCTCGCCGTCCACTGACCTGCTGGGCTTAGGCGGCAGCCCCGccctctcctcggcccctccctCCTCCTCAGCCGGAGGCCTACTGGTGGACGTTTTCACAGAAAACCACGCCCCCGCTGCCCCGGGGGTCCCCATGGGACCTGTAGCTGATGACAACTTCTCAAG GTTCGTGTGCAAGAATAATGGCGTCCTGTTTGAGAATCAGCTGGTACAGATTGGTCTGAAGTCAGAGTTCAGGCAGAACCTGG GTCGCATGTACATCTTCTATGGCAACAAGACCTCCACACAGTTCCTCAATTTCTCATCCTCTGTTATCTGCCAGGACTCTCTCAAAACTCA ACTCAACATTCACATCAAGCCCGCTGACCCTACCGTGGACGGAGGAGCCCAGCTGCAGCAGATCCTCAACATCGAGTGCGTGTCGGACTTTGTGGAGGCACCGGTCTTAAGCACCCAGTTCAG GTATGGAGGCACTTTGCAGAACATTGCTGTCAAGCTGCCCGTCACCCTCAACAAGTTCTTCCAGCCCACGGAGATGACATCACAGGACTTCTTCCAGCGCTGGAAGCAGCTTAGCGC tccTCAGCAGGAGGTACAGAagatcttcaaagccaagcaTTCCATGGACACTGAGGTCACCAAAGCCAAG ATCATTGGGTTTGGCGTTGCTTTATTGGACCGAGTGGATCCCAACCCGTCCAACTTTGTTGGCGCGGGAGTGATCCACACGAAGACAACGCAGGTGGGCTGCTTATTGAGGCTGGAGCCCAACACGCAGGCACAG ATGTACCGTCTCACACTACGGACAAGCAGGGACACTGTATCGCAGCGGCTCTGTGAACTGCTGTCAGATCAGTTTTAG